The genomic interval TGGTGGTGGTATTGTCATTGTTGAGTCTAGAGTTGTCCACTTTCTACTAAATTTTGCAcgagttattttaaaataaatttatttaataattgcATGCCAAGTCAGAGTTGAATCCCGTTACAATCGATTTCAAAACTTCATCAAGTAGTGTGCACGTTAACCAAAAGTAATTGCCCCAGCATCTAGGATTTTTGGTTCTTTCGTGATTTATTCGAGTTGAGTGAGTCAAACTTGTGTTTGCTTCAATGTATGGAAAATTCTCTATATGGTTCTGGAATACTGGTAAGCCCCGTCTGTTATGCAATATACAACATTGTTCTATGTTGCACATTGTTAATGTTTGTACAGCTTGGTGTTTGAATGTTTGTATATTATTAATGTAAAGCAATCAAACAGCTTGGTTGAATTGGGCCTCTGATCGTGAATGGATTAGTTTTTACTCATTTTGACTATAATAATTACAAGTATGTCTTTGGATTTGGTTTTACACATCACTTAACTACTGAGAATGAGAAGCCTGCTTTGGCACATGTTGCTACCCACTTGTGACTAACTCCTACTTATTTCTTGCACAGGAAAAACTTGTGAAAAATGGAATGAAGCTAGAGAGTCATGTTTCTCAGGTTATATTGGTGGCATCAAAAACAGAGGTTTCACTCACTGAAAATGGGGTTGGTAAAATGCTTTCCTCAAGAACTGAACGTCCTATCTGTAAGTTTAATGGATCTGCACAAGGTTTTGGTGACAAGGACTATATTAATGTTCACGAAGTGGTATTGTCAACAAGTATCAAGCTTCCACCTGTTGAAAGGTTACCACCTTATACAACTTGGATATTTTTGGACAGGTATGGAGTCcagcttcgtttggttactaaactcatctcaactcatcattacaactttttcaaattccaatacaaaatataataaacaattcaaaattttcaaatctcaaaataataataatataaaaaaataatattctaataatattttatcatctaaactcaactcaattcagttcatcCAAACACAGTCTCAGTCCTCTCTGTTTCGGCTTTCTTAATTGGACATCTGTTAATATATACTTGTCTATCACTCTTcattcatgcttttttttttcttgttaaattttgtttcataggaagattttctctctttccctaTTATCTTAAATTTGTTACACTTAGTGCAGAAATCAGAGAATGGCTGAAGACCAGTCAGTGGTTGGGAGAAGGCGCATCTACTATGATCAACATGGTGGCGAGGCACTGGTCTGTAGTGACAGTGAAGATGACATTACAGAACGTGTGGAAGAGAAGCATGAGTTTTCAGAAGGGGAAGATCGTATTTTATGGTAAGTTTAAATAAGATGCTAGACTTGCGAAGGATATATTTCAGAGTTTGGTGGTCAAACTCTCTTCAGAGAAAGACCTTTTCATTTTCACTGTTCCAATGATGACAATCCTTCTGCAGAGAGAATGCTCAGGCATAAACATATATCGAAGGGAGAATTGAGACcaagaaacaaaatgcaagGCTAAATGTCGTGTTGTGAATATCATTTAAGACAATGATATTGAAACTCCTAGATTTTGCTGACTTTTAATGCATGGAACTCAGAAGATGTTTGACTTGCTTCTGAAGTTTTCCAGGCAGACAGGCATACAGTGACCATGACATGTGTTTAATTGTTGATCTTATATACTCTTTACAATTGTATCTTtgtcaattaaaatatattgtaacaaaaaagaaaccttTCCTGTGTTGAATATGGCAGGATGGCTTTTCAGGAGCATGGGCTAGGTGAGGAAGTATTCAACATTTTGAGCCAGATTATTGGAGGCACCACTTTGGAAATCCAAGTAATTTGAAAATCCAGGAAGTATTGAACATTTTGAGCCAGATTATTGAGCATTACTTTTGGAGGGCAGAAGAAGATTCtcagttctttttttaaagtatgattGGTTTTAATTTGTTCTGAGCTTCTTTTTCATTGCTGAGTGTTGTATGTCTTTTTAAATTGCAGGAGCGATATAACACACTTAAGGAGAAGTATCACAAGAAACTTGATCTGAATTCCGACAACTCTGAGGAATTTGGACCTGATGTTGGCCTATCGTTGGACAAGAGCCTTAGTGCTGCTTTAGATTCTTTTGATAACCTTTTCTGTCGTCGCTGTATGGTATGTGTTCCTAGACCTTTTCTTATCTGTATTATTTTCTGAAAAGCATCATTAGCATTGCAGTATCTGATATAATCCTTTGATTGCTTGTACATTCATGCTTATCTGTTTGCATCTATACAACAGCTGTTTGACTGCCGGCTGCATGGCTGTTCTCAAGCTTTAATTTATCCTGTAAGAAGCAGTTGTTTATAGCTctgatgaaatgttttgttttcattcatttatttgaCCAGCGGCTTTTCTTGACAGACTGAAAAGCAGTCATACTGGTCTGACCATGAAGAAGACCGGATACCTTGCAGTGCTCAGTGTTACCTTCAGGTATGGATCTTTTTCCTCTCTTGCGATGttagatgacatgattttcacTCCTCTTGCTTTGTTTCTAGTTGGCTCTTTTGTGGGACCTGGATCATCTGCATGTCAGTTTGTGTTTTTTGGGTGATGTGTGTCTGTGTTGTTGAGGATGTTGGATGGTGTTCACTTTTATACTCGAGTTAATATTGCAGCTTCCTAGTTACAATCAGTTCCTTCTTGTAAATGATTAGCATATGACTAGACGGGTAGTTTGATAATAGTAATCAGAAAATGGAGGGGTTCGTTTATGGGATGCATCTTTTCTgcttaatatatttatattattgagacGAAATTGTCACTTTTGAATGACGCTCCATCCCTCCTAAATTGTTTTTGCTCATTTAGAGTTAAGTTTATGATCAaactaattagaaaaaatagatCACATTGAAACTGTTTTATGAAACTGTGATAGCTtcatttcattctcttctttttttattttaaattagaggccttttttatataatcactgCCTTCTGTCCATGTTTACATGAGGCTTTCTGCCACTCTTGCATGGGAAAAGCATGAAATTTATCAGATTCTTGCAGTTAAGAGCTGTCAAAGACATGCCAGAAATTTCAACTATCGATGATTTTCAGAGGATGGAGCATACAAATTCAGAAGAGAGGGTTGGGACTCCTGTGTCCTGTAATGCTGAAGAGCGGGGTTCTCATGATAATGCAAACATTATACAAGAGGAAGGATGCATTTTTGGGAAAAGTACACCTGTTATTTCACAAGCTGTTTGTAGTTCAGAAGCCGCTGCCACAATCTCAAATGTGAATGTTACAGCAATAGACAACCAAAGGATGGGGAAGCACAATTTCATGAAGAACGCAGACATGGCACTACATGACTCAACATTGGTTTCTGATGATTTCCAGGGTTCCAGTAAGAAACAGAAGATGTTTTCAGCTCCGGAGGTAGTAACTATAACTAGTGAAGCTCCACCAGCTCAGAATCACACTTCAAGTGACAATGGTGAAAGTCAAACAACGCTTAAATGCTCTGCAAAGGAACCTGATGAACATACCTTAAACGAGTTTGTTAGTTCTTTTAGTGCTTCCAGTGATAGGTCTGAGGACGATGccagagatgaaataaaagataccAGAAAAGTGCCTGAACTGAACCAATCATCCAATTCCGTAGGAAAAAGTGCTGAAGGGTTAGGTAGCTCTGAATGGAAACCTATTGAGAAAGAACTGTATTTAAAGGGTATAGAGATGTTTGGAAGAAACAGGTATGGAGCCTTTTGCTTTGCATGCTTTTTTACAACATCTTATGTGAAACAATAGAATAAACTAAGGAACTTAATAGTTTCTTTCTTCATTGAGTGACTGCCATTTGACTCACTAAGAAAAATGCAGTGTCATAGAGAGGAAGTCAGGGATAGCATCCAATTTGGTTTTGGAAGGGTGCTTATATATTGTTTAATATCTCCAGTTTCTTTGTATCAATATGAACTGAGTCTCTCGCTGTTACTTTTGGTTACTTAGAATAACTTGTTTGTTTATGTCTTTTAGTTACTGAATATGCTCCGTATAGTTTTCTAGAAGCAATGCCACGTTAATGGACCAGTGTTTTTGTGGTAACTTATCAGGGTTATGTTAGTTTGTGACAAGTGCAGTTGATGCTTTGATGCATTTCATACTTGGGTGATATCTCAGCCACTTGTGGAGCAtgtaaaacattaacatatttaacaaaatcatGGTGACCCACGTTTCCTGTGGTTGATAGACAGGGCATAAACAAATAAGTGGCTTTGTTTAAATCCATCAGAGCCGGATACTCTAGTCTGATTCGTCTATTATTTTTTCCCTGCTTTTGTTGGGGGTGGGGGGGTTGGGAGGGCGTTGGGGTACTTGCAACAGaggtttggttttcttttgacAGATGTCTGACTTAATAAATTGAATGTAGATTTTCTTGCAATTGTGGatgtttttattcttcttattttcaAGGTGTGATTCAGGTATCTTTGTTTATCAGTTTGCACTTAATGTAGGGCTCATGCTTTGCAGCTGCCTCATAGCCAGGAACTTGCTTTCTGGTCTAAAGACATGCATGGAGGTATCCTGTTACATGCATGAAGGGGGAGCTTTGACACCGAACAGATCTATTGTTTCACCAAGTTCATTAATGGAAGACAATGGGAAAGCTGATATGGAATATACTGTAagtattccaagttatttttcttgcttgttattttccttttgattttttttatagctatTAGGTGAAGAAGGTTTTGTAACTCCAGTGAGATTCGAAACTAGGTTGTGGAATTGCTGCCTTACTAGCTGAGCAATGGGGATATTCTTCTCTCTTCCTATCAAGCtaattttgatgatattttgtcaTTGACTGATGAAGAAATGAGGGATGGGATGGATGGAAATAGTTTGTTAGAATATGCTCAACATTCTTAAAGTTCTTAAACACAAAGTGTGTTCACTATCCACAACTGCAAGCACACATGTATCAAGGTTCAACCATTTGGATTTTACAATTTGGTCAAATTAATTGTGTCTACAAATGTAGTGTTTCTCCTTCACTTAAAGGTTGTACAACGTTTTTTGGTAAAGCTCAAAGGAGCTAGCTCCATGTGCTTTGTCTGACTCAAGATATCTGTAGCGACAGTATTCAGCTTCAGTGTTATGGGTTTACTGACTGTAATCTGGTCTATGCAAGTTTAGTGGATGAACCATTTGGAATAACATGACACCTTTAAAGTATAGTGGGTAAAGATGATTGAACTAAGGATGGCTGCAAGTTATCTTTTGGCTTCTGAATTTAATTATGCACTTGCCTTTTAACCTGTTGTTGTCAATAAGCCTTTATTTGCAACATAGAGAGCCTTGATTAATTTGATTGCATTATTTTCTTAGGACCATGAGATGCCCGCGAGATCACGGCTGCTTCGTAGAAGGGGCAAAACGCGGAAGTTCAAATATTCTTGGAAATCTGCTGGCCACCCATCAATTTGGAAAAGAATCGCCGATGGGAAAAACCAGTCTTGTAAGCAATATACCCCATGTGGATGCCAGTCTATGTGTGGAAAGCAATGCCCTTGTCTACATAATGGAACTTGCTGcgaaaaatattgtgggtatgctcaagttttttatatatattttagctGTTCAAGTTGTGACTATGTTGCATTTTCAtcatggttaatgaatattccAGGTTAAATCTAAGCTATGCGATGCATAGAAGGtgccaaaaaataaattgcCTTTTGGTATAGTCACTAGTTCTTCCAAATAAATTAGAAAGCATGAGCAGCACAGCCGACTAGACCATGTATTAGTTATAAGGAACCACCCAAACGTGCACAAGACGCACGGACATGCATATATTTCCAAGAGAAATCACTTGATGActtttaaatcttacaaaaagGATATTTACCAGAAAGGGAAATGCTGCCCCTGCTTCCTGAGGCGGAACTCCTGATTCAGGAGATTGACTCAAGCCCTTGAATGTTGAGATTGAGTTTTAGTCTAACATTAAGACTacttgtaatcaatcctagaatcAAGGCAGAATGATGGTGCTGAGAGTTGACTGGAATTGACAAATTATAATCAAGATAGCAAATCAAATATTGTTGttaaatgatataattaaaGGTTAAAAATCCATTATCGGAGACTTTTTCTTCGTCAACACTCCTTAAATCAAAGAGGAATTGTGATATTGACTTTTGGTGGTCCAATTGGTCTAAATAACTCTTCAGCATTCTATCCTACAGTCcagataaaatagatttttcatgCCCAGTTTAATTTTTTCAGGTATATCCTTCAGCAATTTTCATTCCGTGCTTATTAGAAATTCTGTtgcattcaatttcaaatcaaacCTGATATGTGAATCATttgcttggattttttttttctgctgaCGAAAAGTTTTTCCAGTTGCATATATGAACctgaaaaatgaaatgagatatagAACTTTCAAATGTTTCAGATGCTCAAAGAGCTGTAAAAACCGGTTCAGGGGATGCCATTGTGCGAAGAGTCAATGCAGAAGTCGGCAATGCCCATGCTTTGCTGCTGGACGTGAATGTGACCCAGACGTTTGCCGAAATTGCTGGGTTAGGTAATGGGTTTCAAATATTTGATATTAATACTTCACCGGTGTTGTTATAaacctctttttatttatttgtctttCACTTGTCTATACACGAACTTCTCCTTTAAATATTGTGAAATTGTTTTCTACGTCTGTTGAAGCTGTGTTtgaagtttattttgtttttcacctTTCAGAGTATATCTTAACCATGTATCCTTTTCATTTATGTAATtcctagttttctttttccttcttttgttgTCTGTTAACTAGTATAAGAGGGTTTGGCTTGCTCTACAGTTTTTGCTGCATCTGTATCAGTTGCGGTtatgatgagttttttttttttttttttttttttttttttttttttttttattaaagatggCTTTGATTTTGGCAATTTTTGTTTACATCAATCTAGGTTTTGTACTCAATTATTTCTGGTTATCTGTGCATGTGTTACTGAATTGTAGTCTCATTATATGTAGTTCCTTTTATCTTTAATGATACTTGCTTAATGCAGTTGTGGAGACAGTTCATTAGGTGAACCACCCCGGCAAGGAGATAGCCAATGTGGAAACATGAGGCTCCTTTTAAGGCAACAGCAGAGAGTGAGCAACTCCTAGTGTTTAGAACCAAGTTGATAATCTGTCCATTAAAAGGATCAAGTCAATGTGACATACCATAACCTttgtttcttctcttttcttaacTTCAGATTCTCTTGGCAAAGTCTGATATTGCTGGATGGGGAGCCTTTTTGAAGGTTAGAAGACAATTCTCTCCTTTGTCCCCTGGTAGTTTTTAGTCAAATCTCTTCACTGAATTGGTTGATGTGGTTGCAGAAACCTGTGAACAAAAATGACTATCTTGGGGAGTATACCGGTGAATTGATCTCCCATAGAGAAGCAGATAAGCGGGGGAAAATTTATGATCGTGCAAATTCATCTTTCCTCTTTGACTTAAACGATCAGGTAAGTGACCTTCATTGTTTAGTATCTTCACGAGTCTTTAAAAAGTTGAGTTGTCGGATCTGCCTCATTACTAGTTAAAGGTCACCAGCCTTTATGCATTTAATCAACAAGTTGGAAGCCTTTTGTTCGATATCTTTTTTAACGGGATCACTTTAACCAAAAGGTTTTGGCGCAGACTTTTAGTTTAATATCCACATTTCATTATGctttttttactattaataTATGAGATAGGCATCTACGAAGGGTAAAAGGTTGAGTAGGAATTTTTGGGGAAAGTCAAATGAAGCttgtttgttttgatatgtTCTCTTTATATCAGCTTACTTGAGATTGCCTGGTTTGGTTTTACAAACctttcaaaccatctcatctcatctcaacatccaaacaccattcaaacactaacatttttcaatttcaaatttttaattttttcatctaattattacttaatcattacaactttctcaaacttctaaacaaaacacaaaaaacaattcaattttttcaaatcccaaaacaaaaataatatgaaaaatttatattctaactcttttttaactttataattttttttattaaactttttctctctcatttctcaaaaccttataaaaatcttaactcaaatcatttcactaatatgaacagatttctcatctcatcatatgtaaccaaacgaggcctaagaatGTGGAGGAAAACATCCATTTTAAAAAGAGGaaattttgtggaaaaaaagaaaaaaaacctttaaGGTGATTATAGTGCTGTGCCTGAGGATGCCCCTTACACGACAGACAACTAGTTTTGAATGAAAATTGAAGTGCTTCCTTACagctttatcattttccttttagctTCTTCATTCTCCAATTCCTGCTTTCTCTATTTGCTTTGCTTGGCGTGTTATTCATACTTGCCATGCATACTTGCCTAGCCACGTCCAATACACTGTTACTTCAACATCTTGGTATACGTCATCTGAAATCTGAAAGCATCTAGCTCTTTATTTACAGTTTGTCCTTGATGCTTACCGCAAAGGAGACAAGCTGAAATTTGCAAACCACTCGTCAAACCCTAATTGCTATGCAAAGGTATGCGGCTTTCTATTACCGACCCTGTTGTATTAGCCGATGCTCGCTGAGCTAATTAATACATTGGCTTGTATAGGTAATGCTAGTCGCAGGAGATCATCGAGTAGGTATTTTTGCCAAGGAACGGATTGAAGCTAGTGAGGAGCTCTTCTATGATTATCGATATGGACCAGATCAAGCACCTGCATGGGCTCGAAAGCCGGAAAGTTCCAAGAGAGATGATTCATTGTTTTCTCAAGGCAGAGCAAAGAAACACCAATCTCATTAGCCATTTGTCCTGTTCGTGATGTACATACTAGTCCATTTTTCTGGTTGCCCACAGAGGTCCTTCTTGAGGAG from Juglans microcarpa x Juglans regia isolate MS1-56 chromosome 4S, Jm3101_v1.0, whole genome shotgun sequence carries:
- the LOC121263393 gene encoding histone-lysine N-methyltransferase EZA1-like isoform X2, with translation MAEDQSVVGRRRIYYDQHGGEALVCSDSEDDITERVEEKHEFSEGEDRILWMAFQEHGLGEEVFNILSQIIGGTTLEIQERYNTLKEKYHKKLDLNSDNSEEFGPDVGLSLDKSLSAALDSFDNLFCRRCMLFDCRLHGCSQALIYPTEKQSYWSDHEEDRIPCSAQCYLQLRAVKDMPEISTIDDFQRMEHTNSEERVGTPVSCNAEERGSHDNANIIQEEGCIFGKSTPVISQAVCSSEAAATISNVNVTAIDNQRMGKHNFMKNADMALHDSTLVSDDFQGSSKKQKMFSAPEVVTITSEAPPAQNHTSSDNGESQTTLKCSAKEPDEHTLNEFVSSFSASSDRSEDDARDEIKDTRKVPELNQSSNSVGKSAEGLGSSEWKPIEKELYLKGIEMFGRNSCLIARNLLSGLKTCMEVSCYMHEGGALTPNRSIVSPSSLMEDNGKADMEYTDHEMPARSRLLRRRGKTRKFKYSWKSAGHPSIWKRIADGKNQSCKQYTPCGCQSMCGKQCPCLHNGTCCEKYCGCSKSCKNRFRGCHCAKSQCRSRQCPCFAAGRECDPDVCRNCWVSCGDSSLGEPPRQGDSQCGNMRLLLRQQQRILLAKSDIAGWGAFLKKPVNKNDYLGEYTGELISHREADKRGKIYDRANSSFLFDLNDQFVLDAYRKGDKLKFANHSSNPNCYAKVMLVAGDHRVGIFAKERIEASEELFYDYRYGPDQAPAWARKPESSKRDDSLFSQGRAKKHQSH
- the LOC121263393 gene encoding histone-lysine N-methyltransferase EZA1-like isoform X1; translated protein: MVSKKPSGEQSIESLGALSYNINQLKKQIEAERIVSIKEKLVKNGMKLESHVSQVILVASKTEVSLTENGVGKMLSSRTERPICKFNGSAQGFGDKDYINVHEVVLSTSIKLPPVERLPPYTTWIFLDRNQRMAEDQSVVGRRRIYYDQHGGEALVCSDSEDDITERVEEKHEFSEGEDRILWMAFQEHGLGEEVFNILSQIIGGTTLEIQERYNTLKEKYHKKLDLNSDNSEEFGPDVGLSLDKSLSAALDSFDNLFCRRCMLFDCRLHGCSQALIYPTEKQSYWSDHEEDRIPCSAQCYLQLRAVKDMPEISTIDDFQRMEHTNSEERVGTPVSCNAEERGSHDNANIIQEEGCIFGKSTPVISQAVCSSEAAATISNVNVTAIDNQRMGKHNFMKNADMALHDSTLVSDDFQGSSKKQKMFSAPEVVTITSEAPPAQNHTSSDNGESQTTLKCSAKEPDEHTLNEFVSSFSASSDRSEDDARDEIKDTRKVPELNQSSNSVGKSAEGLGSSEWKPIEKELYLKGIEMFGRNSCLIARNLLSGLKTCMEVSCYMHEGGALTPNRSIVSPSSLMEDNGKADMEYTDHEMPARSRLLRRRGKTRKFKYSWKSAGHPSIWKRIADGKNQSCKQYTPCGCQSMCGKQCPCLHNGTCCEKYCGCSKSCKNRFRGCHCAKSQCRSRQCPCFAAGRECDPDVCRNCWVSCGDSSLGEPPRQGDSQCGNMRLLLRQQQRILLAKSDIAGWGAFLKKPVNKNDYLGEYTGELISHREADKRGKIYDRANSSFLFDLNDQFVLDAYRKGDKLKFANHSSNPNCYAKVMLVAGDHRVGIFAKERIEASEELFYDYRYGPDQAPAWARKPESSKRDDSLFSQGRAKKHQSH